From a region of the Paenibacillus sp. R14(2021) genome:
- a CDS encoding PLP-dependent aminotransferase family protein — MEFRFSSNVERLQSSAVRDILKLTQGKEIISFAGGLPAEELFPLEAVRDAAERVFKSGNNTLQYGLTEGYLPLREQLCGRMAKKNMHVEPHEMIMTTGSQQAIDLITRVLMEPGDVVLVENPTYLASLQVFNLSGLRIVPVASDNDGMIISEAERLIKQLQPKLIYVVPTFGNPTARVWSEERRRGLLDLSHRYGIAILEDDPYGDIKFDETEDYPTLFALEDKADGGNVLYTSTFSKTVAPALRTGWAMGSSSVISMMAKAKQAADLHSSTLDQQTLDQLLRHYDLDAHIGTIRGAYGDRMQQMQRLLKAQGWSDVKWEQPKGGMFLWLELPEGLDAAALLRSAVTKNVAFVPGAAFYAAEPQRNTARLNFTFTTGERMATGIARFAEALNEFLARC, encoded by the coding sequence CGCAGGGGAAGGAAATTATTTCGTTCGCAGGCGGTCTTCCTGCAGAGGAGCTGTTCCCGCTTGAAGCTGTAAGAGACGCAGCGGAGCGTGTATTTAAATCCGGGAACAACACGCTGCAATATGGACTTACGGAAGGCTACCTGCCGCTTCGTGAACAGCTGTGCGGCCGCATGGCCAAGAAAAATATGCACGTTGAGCCGCATGAGATGATCATGACGACGGGCTCGCAGCAAGCAATTGATCTCATTACCCGCGTGCTCATGGAACCTGGGGACGTGGTGCTTGTCGAGAATCCGACGTATTTGGCCAGCCTTCAGGTATTTAACTTAAGCGGACTTCGCATCGTGCCGGTTGCAAGCGATAACGACGGCATGATTATTTCGGAAGCGGAACGCTTGATCAAGCAGCTGCAGCCGAAGCTGATCTATGTCGTGCCTACCTTCGGCAACCCGACCGCACGAGTATGGAGCGAAGAGCGCCGCAGAGGCTTGCTCGATCTGAGCCACCGTTACGGGATTGCTATTCTTGAGGATGACCCATACGGCGATATCAAGTTTGACGAGACCGAAGATTACCCAACGCTGTTTGCCCTTGAAGATAAGGCGGACGGCGGCAATGTTCTCTATACGAGCACGTTTTCCAAAACCGTGGCGCCGGCGCTTCGTACCGGTTGGGCGATGGGCAGCAGCAGCGTGATTTCAATGATGGCAAAAGCGAAGCAAGCGGCCGACTTGCATTCCAGTACGCTGGATCAGCAGACACTGGATCAGTTGCTGCGGCATTATGATCTCGATGCGCATATTGGAACCATCCGCGGCGCGTATGGTGATCGGATGCAGCAAATGCAGCGCCTGCTGAAGGCGCAGGGCTGGAGCGATGTCAAATGGGAGCAGCCGAAGGGCGGCATGTTCCTCTGGCTGGAGCTTCCTGAGGGTCTTGACGCCGCGGCGCTGCTGCGCAGTGCGGTAACGAAGAACGTAGCCTTCGTGCCTGGCGCGGCGTTCTATGCTGCCGAACCGCAGCGCAATACGGCTCGTCTTAATTTCACGTTCACGACGGGTGAGCGCATGGCGACAGGTATTGCCCGGTTTGCCGAAGCATTGAACGAATTCCTGGCCCGCTGTTAG
- a CDS encoding Rieske (2Fe-2S) protein has translation MSEPNRSKTIGSIADFQAFPAQVNVDEQPYYIVEAPRKEDEPQRYNLISAICPHVGGMVRPHKNELVCPLHYWCFDIATGISTNVPGEELVCKPLEIQDGQFMLSL, from the coding sequence ATGAGTGAGCCTAATCGTTCTAAAACCATTGGCAGCATCGCGGACTTTCAAGCGTTTCCCGCTCAGGTCAACGTGGACGAGCAGCCGTACTATATCGTCGAAGCTCCGCGTAAGGAAGATGAGCCGCAGCGCTACAATCTGATTTCGGCGATATGCCCGCATGTTGGCGGCATGGTGAGGCCGCATAAGAATGAGCTTGTCTGCCCGCTTCATTATTGGTGCTTCGATATCGCGACAGGCATATCCACCAACGTTCCCGGCGAAGAACTGGTATGCAAGCCTCTCGAAATCCAAGACGGACAGTTCATGCTCAGCCTCTGA